The following coding sequences are from one Cydia splendana chromosome 15, ilCydSple1.2, whole genome shotgun sequence window:
- the LOC134797490 gene encoding 15-hydroxyprostaglandin dehydrogenase [NAD(+)]-like isoform X1 translates to MAGLGDITGKTCLITGGASGLGALYAEVFLREGAKHVAILDIAEAKGKETAEQLNKTYPGKVTFIKCDVSDEDSISKCFNHVVETVKQLDVVINNAGILNDSPALWRKSCDVNWQGLVSFSMRAVKHMRKDEGGAGGTIVNIASIAALIPVGSTPIYNGSKSAVLHFSQSLSQAPFEETTGIRVLTICFGPTDTALMTELTGRVYDEKIGEGFVGVIAEITIQKTESAVAAFIAMFKNGPNGSVWLSEKNRPIQDITPKLQAFYNSFTN, encoded by the exons ATGGCAGGACTAGGGGACATTACGGGAAAGACTTGTCTGATCACAGGAGGCGCCTCAGGTTTGGGAGCGTTATACGCTGAAGTTTTTCTGCGGGAAGGAGCCAAG CATGTAGCTATACTGGATATAGCAGAGGCGAAAGGGAAAGAAACAGCTGAACAACTGAATAAGACATATCCTGGCAAAGTAACGTTTATTAAGTGCGACGTCAGCGATGAGGACAGCATCTCAAAGTGTTTCAACCATGTTGTGGAAACTGTGAAACAGTTGGACGTGGTGATCAACAACGCTGGGATTTTAAACGACTCTCCCGCTCTTTGGAGAAAGTCCTGTGATGTTAACTGG CAAGGTCTGGTGTCGTTTTCAATGAGAGCAGTCAAGCACATGCGAAAAGATGAAGGCGGGGCAGGCGGGACCATCGTAAACATTGCGTCTATAGCAGCTCTCATCCCAGTAGGGTCCACCCCCATCTATAATGGGTCCAAATCTGCAGTTCTACACTTTAGTCAAAGTCTTTCG CAAGCTCCCTTTGAAGAAACAACTGGAATACGAGTATTAACAATATGTTTCGGACCAACGGACACGGCTCTCATGACTGAGCTGACTGGAAGGGTGTATGACGAAAAAATAGGTGAAGGTTTTGTGGGCGTCATAGCCGAGATTACAATCCAAAA AACTGAATCAGCTGTAGCAGCCTTCATTGCAATGTTCAAAAACGGGCCCAATGGCTCTGTGTGGTTGTCGGAGAAGAATCGACCAATCCAAGACATTACACCTAAGTTACAAGCCTTTTACAACTCATTTACTAATTAA